The following proteins are co-located in the Phragmites australis chromosome 10, lpPhrAust1.1, whole genome shotgun sequence genome:
- the LOC133931031 gene encoding uncharacterized protein LOC133931031 has product MASARAALQLRLATATNPVLFSAHGLRYRKLEVILTTSIDKLGKAGEVVKVAPGHFRNHLMPKMLAVPNIDKFAVLIREQRKLYQREEEEVVKEVTKEDGDARLQEEKLKEYQTAAKRLDNALLVLRRFISTGNELLTPVTKDEIVSEVARQLNINIHPENLHLQSPLASLGEFELPLRLPRDIPRPEGKLQWTLKVKIRRK; this is encoded by the exons ATGGCCTCCGCCCGCGCCGCCCTCCAGCTGCGCCTCGCCACCGCTACCAACCCCGTACTCTTCTCCGCCCACGGCCTCCGCTACCGCAAGCTCGAGGTCATCCTCACCACG TCGATCGATAAGCTGGGGAAAGCAGGGGAGGTGGTGAAGGTGGCGCCTGGGCACTTCCGCAACCACCTTATGCCCAAGATGCTCGCTGTCCCCAACATCGACAAATTCGCCGTGCTCATCCGGGAGCAGCGCAAG CTTTACCAAcgtgaagaggaggaggtggtgaaaGAAGTCACGAAGGAAGATGGTGATGCTCGA CTACAGGAAGAGAAACTGAAAGAGTATCAAACAGCAGCGAAGCGGCTCGATAACGCACTATTG GTGCTGAGGCGTTTCATCTCAACTGGAAACGAGCTGCTTACTCCTGTAACAAAGGATGAAATTGTTTCCGAG GTGGCAAGGCAACTGAACATCAATATCCACCCAGAAAATCTGCACCTGCAGTCACCTTTGGCGTCCCTTGGAGAATTTGAGCTGCCCCTCCGCTTACCGAGGGATATACCACGCCCAGAAGGCAAACTACAATGGACTTTGAAGGTTAAGATCAGGAGAAAATAA